In a single window of the Nicotiana tomentosiformis chromosome 8, ASM39032v3, whole genome shotgun sequence genome:
- the LOC104108015 gene encoding NDR1/HIN1-like protein 1, whose protein sequence is MSDQQKSQNEGGYTQRPSPLSSSKNPAKTLCTFLLIFLILAGLTLLIGWLIYRPHKPNFTLVNAAIYQLNITSLPYMFTTMQFTVLVRNPNRRVSLFYDQISALVSYKGQAITPPVMLPPLFQDTKSTVPLSPVIGGASVPVSVEVANGLVVDETYGMVALRLVFMGKLRYKAAFVRTRHYGIYVKCDMLVGYKKGFVGQVPLLGSPDCEVDV, encoded by the exons ATGAGTGATCAACAAAAGAGTCAAAATGAAGGTGGCTATACTCAAAGACCATCTCCATTATCATCATCTAAAAATCCTGCCAAAACTTTGTGCACTTTTCTACTAATTTTCCTCATATTAGCTGGTCTCACTTTGCTCATAGGGTGGCTAATTTATCGACCTCACAAGCCAAATTTCACTCTAGTAAATGCTGCAATTTACCAATTAAACATCACATCCCTTCCTTATATGTTCACCACCATGCAATTCACAGTGTTAGTAAGAAATCCAAACAGGAGAGTCAGCTTGTTTTATGACCAAATTTCAGCTCTTGTTTCTTACAAGGGTCAAGCAATTACACCTCCAGTGATGCTGCCACCTTTATTTCAG GATACAAAAAGCACGGTGCCCTTGTCGCCGGTGATCGGAGGCGCGTCGGTGCCGGTATCGGTGGAAGTTGCAAATGGGTTGGTGGTGGATGAAACGTATGGGATGGTGGCTTTGAGACTAGTGTTTATGGGTAAATTGAGATATAAAGCTGCATTTGTAAGGACTAGACATTATGGAATTTATGTCAAGTGTGATATGTTGGTAGGGTACAAGAAGGGTTTTGTGGGTCAAGTACCTTTGCTTGGTTCTCCAGATTGTGAAGTTGATGTAtga